One stretch of Aquimarina sp. Aq107 DNA includes these proteins:
- a CDS encoding DUF6168 family protein translates to MIKNLLSFLSIFLLVLLVVYGVHIGVVNFFSINNDPTIINLSYIFNAVYTIILITAILILRKKFKDQIGFIFLAGSFIKLAVFVAITKLNGIVMDKSVFLDFFTPYVISLILEVYYVSKILNSNK, encoded by the coding sequence ATGATTAAAAATTTACTTAGCTTTTTAAGCATTTTTCTTTTAGTCTTATTAGTTGTGTACGGAGTGCATATTGGGGTTGTAAATTTTTTTTCAATCAATAATGATCCCACAATTATTAATCTTTCATATATTTTTAATGCGGTATATACAATCATTTTGATTACCGCAATTTTGATTCTTCGAAAAAAGTTTAAAGATCAGATTGGTTTTATTTTTTTAGCAGGAAGCTTTATTAAATTAGCAGTTTTTGTTGCCATTACTAAGCTCAATGGTATAGTGATGGATAAAAGTGTTTTTCTTGACTTTTTTACACCATATGTGATTAGTTTAATTTTGGAAGTGTACTATGTTTCTAAAATTCTCAATTCTAATAAATAA
- a CDS encoding AtpZ/AtpI family protein: protein MDKNKGNQLRKYLALTGIAFEMGAIIFVCAYAGKKLDTYYQFEKNWFTMGLVLFGVASSLYLVIKQLDRINKPKK, encoded by the coding sequence ATGGACAAAAACAAGGGAAATCAGCTTAGAAAATATTTAGCTCTAACCGGTATTGCTTTTGAAATGGGGGCAATTATTTTTGTCTGTGCCTATGCAGGCAAGAAATTAGATACCTATTATCAATTTGAGAAAAATTGGTTCACAATGGGGTTGGTTCTTTTTGGGGTAGCATCATCATTATATTTAGTTATAAAGCAATTAGATAGGATTAATAAGCCTAAGAAATAA